In one Parageobacillus genomosp. 1 genomic region, the following are encoded:
- a CDS encoding cupin domain-containing protein, protein MEFYRFDKEVGKHISKFNSNFIMSRIIKTNMPAHLGCIYLEPNGIIGYHRAVVPQLLLVVNGEGWVRGENEIKFNVKTGDAVFWEKGEWHETTTEKGLIAIVIESEELNPSSFMALKENN, encoded by the coding sequence ATGGAGTTTTATAGATTTGATAAAGAGGTCGGTAAACATATTTCAAAGTTTAATTCAAATTTCATAATGTCTCGTATTATTAAAACAAATATGCCTGCTCATCTTGGCTGTATATACTTAGAACCAAACGGTATCATAGGCTATCATCGAGCTGTTGTTCCCCAATTACTGCTTGTTGTAAATGGAGAAGGTTGGGTTCGTGGGGAAAACGAAATAAAATTCAATGTTAAAACTGGCGATGCGGTTTTTTGGGAAAAAGGAGAATGGCATGAAACTACAACTGAAAAAGGCCTAATTGCCATTGTTATTGAAAGTGAAGAGTTAAACCCTTCTTCCTTTATGGCATTAAAGGAAAATAATTAA
- a CDS encoding NUDIX domain-containing protein yields MNKTIYVDWGGQKVKLTWIPSDQLPDLSKVTSVHGFCFYENKILLVHIKGRGFSIPGGHVEQGESPEQAFHREAYEEGCVKGNIKYLGMIEVSHEDNPLFDPNGKYPLIGYQLFYRMDITQCLPFSRQNESTSRIWVEPEEVPYVINDHELSLLILDEALKKA; encoded by the coding sequence GTGAACAAAACGATTTATGTAGATTGGGGCGGGCAAAAGGTAAAACTTACATGGATTCCTTCCGATCAGTTACCCGATTTGAGTAAAGTCACAAGTGTGCATGGATTCTGTTTTTATGAAAATAAAATTCTATTAGTTCACATAAAAGGCAGAGGGTTTAGTATTCCAGGCGGACATGTAGAACAAGGCGAATCTCCAGAGCAAGCTTTTCACCGGGAAGCCTATGAAGAAGGTTGTGTAAAAGGAAATATTAAATATTTGGGAATGATTGAAGTGAGCCATGAGGATAATCCCTTATTTGACCCTAACGGCAAGTATCCGCTCATTGGATACCAATTGTTTTATAGGATGGATATCACCCAATGTTTACCATTTTCTCGTCAAAATGAATCCACTTCACGAATATGGGTTGAACCGGAAGAAGTTCCTTACGTGATCAATGACCATGAGTTATCCTTGTTGATTTTGGATGAAGCTTTAAAGAAGGCCTAA